A region from the Peromyscus maniculatus bairdii isolate BWxNUB_F1_BW_parent chromosome 5, HU_Pman_BW_mat_3.1, whole genome shotgun sequence genome encodes:
- the LOC143273431 gene encoding histone H2B type 1-C/E/F/G/I has protein sequence MPEPAKSAPAPKKGSKKAVTKAQKKDGKKRKRSRKESYSVYVYKVLKQVHPDTGISSKAMGIMNSFVNDIFERIAGEASRLAHYNKRSTITSREIQTAVRLLLPGELAKHAVSEGTKAVTKYTSSK, from the coding sequence aTGCCTGAGCCCGCGAAGTCCGCTCCCGCCCCGAAGAAGGGCTCCAAGAAGGCCGTGACCAAGGCCCAGAAGAAGGACGGCAAGAAGCGCAAGCGCAGCCGCAAGGAGAGCTACTCGGTGTACGTGTACAAGGTGCTGAAGCAGGTGCACCCCGACACGGGCATCTCGTCCAAGGCCATGGGCATCATGAACTCGTTCGTCAACGACATCTTCGAGCGCATCGCGGGCGAGGCGTCGCGCCTGGCGCACTACAACAAGCGCTCGACCATCACGTCCCGGGAGATCCAGACGGCCGTGCGCCTGCTGCTGCCCGGGGAGCTGGCCAAGCACGCCGTGTCCGAGGGCACCAAGGCCGTCACCAAGTACACCAGCTCCAAGTGA
- the LOC143273428 gene encoding histone H2B type 1-C/E/F/G/I, whose product MPEPAKSAPAPKKGSKKAVTKAQKKDGKKRKRSRKESYSVYVYKVLKQVHPDTGISSKAMGIMNSFVNDIFERIAGEASRLAHYNKRSTITSREIQTAVRLLLPGELAKHAVSEGTKAVTKYTSSK is encoded by the coding sequence ATGCCTGAGCCCGCCAAGTCCGCTCCCGCCCCGAAGAAGGGCTCCAAGAAGGCCGTGACCAAGGCCCAGAAGAAGGACGGCAAGAAGCGCAAGCGCAGCCGCAAGGAGAGCTACTCGGTGTACGTGTACAAGGTGCTGAAGCAGGTGCACCCCGACACGGGCATCTCGTCCAAGGCCATGGGCATCATGAACTCGTTCGTCAACGACATCTTCGAGCGCATCGCGGGCGAGGCGTCGCGCCTGGCGCACTACAACAAGCGCTCGACCATCACGTCCCGGGAGATCCAGACGGCCGTGCGCCTGCTGCTGCCCGGGGAGCTGGCCAAGCACGCCGTGTCCGAGGGCACCAAGGCCGTCACCAAGTACACCAGCTCCAAGTGA
- the LOC143273427 gene encoding histone H2A type 1-B, with product MSGRGKQGGKARAKAKTRSSRAGLQFPVGRVHRLLRKGNYSERVGAGAPVYLAAVLEYLTAEILELAGNAARDNKKTRIIPRHLQLAIRNDEELNKLLGRVTIAQGGVLPNIQAVLLPKKTESHHKAKGK from the coding sequence ATGTCTGGACGCGGCAAGCAGGGCGGCAAGGCTCGCGCCAAGGCCAAGACCCGCTCGTCCCGGGCCGGCCTGCAGTTCCCCGTGGGCCGCGTGCACCGGCTGCTCCGCAAGGGCAACTACTCGGAGCGGGTGGGCGCCGGCGCCCCGGTCTACCTGGCGGCCGTGCTGGAGTACCTGACGGCCGAGATCCTGGAGCTGGCGGGCAACGCGGCCCGCGACAACAAGAAGACGCGCATCATCCCGCGCCACCTGCAGCTGGCCATCCGCAACGACGAGGAGCTCAACAAGCTGCTGGGCCGCGTCACCATCGCGCAGGGCGGCGTCCTGCCCAACATCCAGGCGGTGCTGCTGCCCAAGAAGACCGAGAGCCACCACAAGGCCAAGGGGAAATAA
- the H3c8 gene encoding histone H3.1, with product MARTKQTARKSTGGKAPRKQLATKAARKSAPATGGVKKPHRYRPGTVALREIRRYQKSTELLIRKLPFQRLVREIAQDFKTDLRFQSSAVMALQEACEAYLVGLFEDTNLCAIHAKRVTIMPKDIQLARRIRGERA from the coding sequence ATGGCTCGCACCAAGCAGACCGCTCGCAAGTCCACCGGCGGCAAAGCGCCGCGCAAGCAGCTGGCCACCAAGGCCGCCCGCAAGAGCGCCCCGGCCACCGGCGGCGTGAAGAAGCCGCACCGCTACCGGCCCGGCACCGTGGCGCTGCGCGAGATCCGGCGCTACCAGAAGTCGACCGAGCTGCTGATCCGCAAGCTGCCGTTCCAGCGCCTGGTGCGCGAGATCGCGCAGGACTTCAAGACCGACCTGCGCTTCCAGAGCTCGGCCGTGATGGCGCTGCAGGAGGCCTGCGAGGCCTACCTGGTGGGTCTTTTCGAGGACACCAACCTGTGCGCCATCCACGCCAAGCGGGTCACCATCATGCCCAAGGACATCCAGCTGGCCCGCCGCATCCGCGGGGAAAGGGCTTAA
- the LOC143273430 gene encoding histone H3 has translation MARTKQTARKSTGGKAPRKQLATKAARKSAPATGGVKKPHRYRPGTVALREIRRYQKSTELLIRKLPFQRLVREIAQDFKTDLRFQSSAVMALQEASEAYLVGLFEDTNLCAIHAKRVTIMPKDIQLARRIRGERA, from the coding sequence ATGGCTCGTACCAAGCAGACGGCCCGCAAGTCCACCGGCGGCAAGGCCCCGCGCAAGCAGCTGGCCACCAAGGCCGCCCGCAAGAGCGCCCCGGCCACCGGCGGCGTGAAGAAGCCGCACCGCTACCGGCCCGGCACCGTGGCACTGCGCGAGATCCGGCGCTACCAGAAGTCGACCGAGCTGCTGATCCGCAAGCTGCCGTTCCAGCGCCTGGTGCGCGAGATCGCGCAGGACTTCAAGACCGACCTGCGCTTCCAGAGCTCGGCCGTGATGGCGCTGCAGGAGGCCAGCGAGGCGTACCTGGTGGGTCTGTTCGAGGACACCAACCTGTGCGCCATCCACGCCAAGCGGGTCACCATCATGCCCAAGGACATCCAGCTGGCCCGCCGCATCCGCGGGGAGAGGGCGTAA
- the LOC102905429 gene encoding histone H1.3 yields MSETAPAAPAAPAPVEKTPVKKKAKKTGAAAGKRKASGPPVSELITKAVAASKERSGVSLAALKKALAAAGYDVEKNNSRIKLGLKSLVSKGTLVQTKGTGASGSFKLNKKAASGEAKPKAKKAGAAKAKKPAGAAKKPKKATGAATPKKAAKKTPKKAKKPAAAAGAKKVAKSPKKVKAAKPKKAAKSPAKAKAPKPKAAKPKAAKPKATKAKKAAPRKK; encoded by the coding sequence ATGTCTGAGACCGCGCCAGCAGCCCCCGCTGCTCCTGCACCTGTGGAGAAGACACCTGTGAAGAAGAAGGCGAAGAAGACCGGCGCCGCCGCGGGGAAGCGCAAGGCGTCCGGACCCCCGGTGTCCGAGCTCATCACCAAGGCTGTGGCCGCCTCCAAGGAGCGCAGCGGCGTGTCCCTGGCCGCGCTCAAGAAGGCGCTGGCGGCCGCCGGCTACGATGTGGAGAAGAACAACAGCCGCATCAAGCTGGGGCTCAAGAGCCTGGTGAGCAAGGGCACCCTGGTGCAGACCAAGGGCACCGGCGCCTCCGGCTCCTTCAAGCTCAACAAGAAGGCGGCTTCCGGCGAGGCCAAGCCCAAAGCCAAGAAGGCAGGCGCGGCCAAGGCTAAGAAGCCCGCGGGCGCAGCCAAGAAGCCCAAGAAGGCGACTGGGGCCGCCACACCCAAGAAAGCCGCCAAGAAGACCCCGAAGAAGGCGAAGAAGCCAGCTGCAGCTGCCGGGGCCAAGAAAGTTGCCAAGAGCCCGAAAAAGGTGAAGGCAGCTAAGCCCAAGAAGGCAGCCAAGAGTCCAGCGAAGGCGAAAGCCCCCAAGCCCAAGGCTGCCAAGCCTAAGGCGGCCAAGCCGAAGGCCACCAAGGCAAAGAAGGCCGCCCCCCGTAAGAAGTAA
- the LOC102911145 gene encoding histone H4, with the protein MSGRGKGGKGLGKGGAKRHRKVLRDNIQGITKPAIRRLARRGGVKRISGLIYEETRGVLKVFLENVIRDAVTYTEHAKRKTVTAMDVVYALKRQGRTLYGFGG; encoded by the coding sequence ATGTCTGGTCGCGGTAAGGGTGGAAAGGGTCTCGGAAAAGGAGGCGCCAAGCGCCACCGCAAAGTCCTGCGCGACAACATCCAGGGCATCACCAAGCCCGCCATCCGCCGCCTGGCCCGGCGCGGCGGCGTCAAGCGCATCTCCGGCCTCATCTACGAGGAGACCCGCGGGGTGCTGAAGGTCTTCCTGGAGAACGTGATCCGCGACGCCGTCACCTACACGGAGCACGCCAAGCGCAAGACCGTCACGGCCATGGACGTGGTCTACGCGCTCAAGCGCCAGGGACGCACGCTCTACGGCTTCGGCGGCTGA
- the LOC121829686 gene encoding histone H3 encodes MARTKQTARKSTGGKAPRKQLATKAARKSAPATGGVKKPHRYRPGTVALREIRRYQKSTELLIRKLPFQRLVREIAQDFKTDLRFQSSAVMALQEASEAYLVGLFEDTNLCAIHAKRVTIMPKDIQLARRIRGERA; translated from the coding sequence ATGGCTCGCACCAAGCAGACGGCCCGCAAGTCCACCGGCGGCAAGGCCCCGCGCAAGCAGCTGGCCACCAAGGCCGCCCGCAAGAGCGCCCCGGCCACCGGCGGCGTGAAGAAGCCGCACCGCTACCGGCCCGGCACCGTGGCGCTGCGCGAGATCCGGCGCTACCAGAAGTCGACCGAGCTGCTGATCCGCAAGCTGCCGTTCCAGCGCCTGGTGCGCGAGATCGCGCAGGACTTCAAGACCGATCTGCGCTTCCAGAGCTCGGCCGTGATGGCGCTGCAGGAGGCCAGCGAGGCCTACCTGGTGGGTCTGTTCGAGGACACCAACCTGTGCGCCATCCACGCCAAGCGGGTCACCATCATGCCCAAGGACATCCAGCTGGCCCGCCGCATCCGTGGGGAGAGGGCTTGA
- the LOC143273429 gene encoding histone H4, producing the protein MSGRGKGGKGLGKGGAKRHRKVLRDNIQGITKPAIRRLARRGGVKRISGLIYEETRGVLKVFLENVIRDAVTYTEHAKRKTVTAMDVVYALKRQGRTLYGFGG; encoded by the coding sequence ATGTCTGGCCGCGGCAAAGGCGGGAAGGGCCTGGGCAAGGGCGGCGCCAAGCGCCACCGCAAAGTCCTGCGCGACAACATCCAGGGCATCACCAAGCCCGCCATCCGCCGCCTGGCCCGGCGCGGCGGCGTCAAGCGCATCTCCGGCCTCATCTACGAGGAGACCCGCGGGGTGCTGAAGGTCTTCCTGGAGAACGTGATCCGCGACGCCGTCACCTACACGGAGCACGCCAAGCGCAAGACCGTCACGGCCATGGACGTGGTCTACGCGCTCAAGCGCCAGGGACGCACGCTCTACGGCTTCGGCGGCTGA